A DNA window from Christiangramia salexigens contains the following coding sequences:
- a CDS encoding PorP/SprF family type IX secretion system membrane protein has product MKKVYLIILTLFVAGTGFSQQLPQFTQYMYNTISINPAYAGSRDGLSIVGLHRSQWADLEGAPVTQTLSVHSPLTNDKVGLGLSIINDNAGYENYTYAYGDFSYRLDMSADVTLRLGLKAGMSYYNLEEELFNDPEVLNDPFFRDQINRWTPNFGVGFYLSAQNWYIGGSAPKLINNNNNKYNEYLALEQVHYYLTGGYVFDLSDNVKLRPTTLFKATKGAPLSVDISATTIFNEKFYLGANYRIDDAVGGFLDVQLFDGFRAGYAYEYPISDIRPYTSGSHEILLIYEIRAKKTRYKSPRFF; this is encoded by the coding sequence ATGAAAAAAGTATATCTGATCATATTGACTTTGTTTGTTGCGGGAACTGGTTTCTCACAACAGCTCCCTCAGTTCACACAGTATATGTATAATACGATCTCTATTAACCCGGCTTATGCCGGGAGTAGAGACGGACTCTCCATCGTTGGATTGCATCGCAGCCAGTGGGCAGACCTCGAAGGAGCTCCTGTGACACAGACTCTCTCGGTCCACTCTCCTCTTACCAATGATAAAGTAGGATTGGGACTATCTATCATCAATGACAATGCAGGTTATGAAAACTACACCTATGCCTACGGAGATTTCTCTTATCGCCTGGACATGAGTGCAGATGTTACCCTGCGATTGGGACTAAAAGCCGGAATGAGTTATTATAATCTTGAGGAAGAACTCTTTAATGATCCTGAAGTCTTAAATGACCCTTTCTTTAGAGACCAGATCAACCGATGGACCCCTAATTTTGGTGTGGGTTTTTATCTCTCTGCTCAAAATTGGTATATCGGAGGTTCAGCTCCTAAACTAATCAATAATAACAATAACAAATACAATGAATATCTTGCTTTAGAGCAGGTACATTATTACCTGACCGGTGGATATGTCTTTGACCTAAGCGATAATGTGAAGCTAAGACCCACTACCCTTTTCAAAGCGACCAAGGGGGCTCCACTATCGGTAGATATTTCGGCAACCACGATCTTCAATGAGAAGTTCTACCTGGGAGCCAATTACAGAATTGATGATGCAGTTGGAGGTTTTCTGGATGTGCAGTTATTTGATGGCTTCCGTGCCGGTTATGCCTATGAATATCCGATCTCAGATATCAGACCTTATACTTCCGGTTCTCACGAGATCTTACTTATATATGAAATAAGAGCGAAAAAGACCAGGTATAAATCTCCTCGTTTCTTCTAA
- a CDS encoding aspartate carbamoyltransferase catalytic subunit, with protein sequence MSSELSVDHLLGIKYLNSEDIDLIFKTADHFKEVINRPIKKVPSLRDITIANLFFENSTRTRLSFELAEKRLSADVINFSAASSSVKKGETLIDTVNNILSMKVDMVVMRHPNPGAGIFLSKHVNASIINAGDGAHEHPTQALLDSYSIREKLGSVEGKKVVIVGDILHSRVALSNIFALKLQGAEVKVCGPKTLLPKHIESLGVQVETNLRKALEWCDVANMLRVQNERMDISYFPSTREYTKQFGLNKKLLDSLDKEIVVMHPGPINRGVEITSDVADSEHAIILDQVQNGVAVRMAVIYLLASRIKQ encoded by the coding sequence ATGAGCAGCGAATTAAGTGTAGACCATTTACTTGGAATTAAATATCTAAACTCAGAAGATATTGACCTTATCTTCAAAACTGCCGATCACTTTAAGGAAGTGATCAACAGGCCAATTAAAAAGGTTCCCTCTCTGCGAGACATCACTATTGCCAATCTGTTCTTTGAAAACAGTACACGTACGCGGTTATCTTTTGAACTTGCCGAAAAACGATTGAGTGCAGATGTTATTAATTTTTCTGCGGCTTCATCATCAGTAAAGAAGGGAGAGACTTTGATAGACACCGTAAATAATATACTTTCCATGAAAGTGGATATGGTGGTTATGAGGCATCCCAACCCGGGGGCAGGAATTTTTCTATCGAAGCATGTAAATGCCAGCATTATAAATGCAGGGGATGGAGCGCATGAGCATCCTACTCAGGCTTTACTGGATTCTTACTCCATTCGTGAAAAGCTAGGAAGTGTAGAAGGCAAAAAAGTTGTTATCGTTGGAGATATCCTTCATAGTCGTGTAGCTCTTTCAAATATATTCGCTTTGAAGCTTCAGGGAGCAGAAGTTAAAGTTTGCGGTCCAAAAACGCTCTTGCCTAAGCATATCGAATCACTGGGTGTACAGGTTGAAACTAATTTGCGAAAAGCTCTGGAATGGTGTGATGTGGCCAATATGTTAAGAGTTCAGAACGAAAGAATGGATATTAGCTATTTTCCAAGTACCCGCGAGTATACAAAGCAATTTGGATTAAATAAAAAATTACTGGATAGTCTGGATAAGGAAATTGTTGTGATGCATCCCGGTCCCATTAACAGAGGTGTGGAAATAACAAGTGATGTGGCCGATTCTGAACACGCGATCATTCTGGATCAGGTTCAAAATGGAGTAGCGGTAAGAATGGCTGTCATCTATCTTCTGGCTTCCAGAATAAAGCAATAA
- a CDS encoding alpha/beta hydrolase, which translates to MKKRYWLLLVIIISLIIGYFLGPVPPEPEYSNELPVLATDLKILERDINASEDSMPVRKDNQARIIWQNNLQKKTEYSLIYLHGFAGSYRDGYPVNQNIADTLNANLFLSRWAGHGLIPPASLDNFTPENAWSSAKEALAIGNRIGDKVIILSTSTGGTLAVKLAAAFPDKVFAIINLSPNFEDDMPGTFVLNSPWGYDIAKLISFGESKKISHKKPIARQYWDTIYPAKALVDLQVLVQSTVKKEILYKVECPVLTLYYHENFLEEDQHVEVSVYPEIYKKLGTPDSLKVLRSLKTPGTHFIGSDIKSKDTQIVEEEIVSFLKKTLKINLDSIN; encoded by the coding sequence ATGAAGAAAAGATATTGGCTATTACTGGTGATTATAATTAGTTTAATCATTGGATATTTTCTTGGGCCGGTTCCTCCGGAACCTGAGTATTCCAATGAGCTTCCAGTTCTGGCTACAGACCTGAAAATATTAGAAAGAGATATTAATGCTTCAGAAGATTCTATGCCGGTTAGAAAAGATAATCAGGCAAGAATTATTTGGCAGAATAATCTACAGAAAAAGACAGAATATAGTCTAATCTATCTTCATGGCTTTGCAGGAAGTTACAGAGACGGCTATCCTGTGAACCAAAACATTGCTGATACCCTTAATGCAAACCTATTTCTTTCCCGATGGGCAGGTCATGGATTGATTCCACCGGCATCATTGGATAATTTCACACCAGAAAATGCCTGGAGTTCTGCGAAAGAAGCACTAGCAATAGGTAATCGTATTGGCGATAAAGTAATTATTCTAAGCACCTCTACTGGAGGTACGCTAGCCGTTAAATTAGCTGCGGCATTTCCGGATAAAGTTTTTGCAATTATCAACCTGTCTCCGAATTTTGAAGATGATATGCCGGGGACTTTCGTTTTAAATAGCCCATGGGGTTATGATATTGCAAAACTCATTTCATTTGGAGAGAGTAAAAAGATAAGTCATAAGAAACCTATTGCAAGACAATACTGGGATACTATTTATCCTGCAAAAGCTTTGGTGGATCTTCAGGTATTGGTTCAGTCTACAGTAAAAAAAGAGATTCTTTACAAGGTAGAATGTCCGGTGTTAACCCTATATTATCATGAGAACTTTCTTGAAGAAGACCAACATGTGGAAGTAAGTGTATATCCTGAGATCTATAAAAAATTAGGCACACCTGATTCATTGAAGGTTTTAAGGTCACTAAAAACTCCCGGAACCCACTTTATTGGAAGCGATATAAAATCAAAAGACACACAAATAGTAGAAGAAGAGATCGTTTCGTTCTTGAAAAAGACTTTAAAAATTAATCTGGATTCAATCAATTAG
- a CDS encoding glycogen debranching protein, with amino-acid sequence MMLRYSLIVLFLLVQTISNSQSQPVKFSEILKDSPSIEGKEEYLSSPFVTAGKRLYIVGHQDGGFPELGWHIKDEMGGIWNHPIKLFDGFEVELTSEGTSKKMDKSEAFINYPFASEHIYSISEWYLQVHRYQFVPEEIPGLAIQFQLVNNSDQTRDIALSFNAFSDLRPTWLGERTQMLDDKDLAKYEENHDRWVIKDSSNNWFAVYGSDRKPLKNASSRNNYQGKGTDTSLKYELSISPRSNEQLTIYISGSNESYQKASDDYKFLINNLTKEINDKKAKFEELANNSKLTIPDKKLEQTFEWLKYNSAWLVQDVPGIGSGITAGIPDYPWWFGVDSEYALKGYMAIGQSSAVYNTIKLLDSVSAATNGNGKIIHEMSTNGAVFNDGNINETPQFASLIWEIYKWNGDKEFLKSYFPTIKAGLEWLLKENDSNNNLFPDGFGMMEIHGLDSEMIDVAVYTQKAFDDASKIAFELKMDSIAQEYQTIGIELKDKINNEFWSEEFGSYADFIGTDAQALRLIDDAITRADTLNKPWSVTELKNTKEFINQNPSDSARPFVLHHNWVVNTPMEMNIADPDKAKIALKTAETYTNPFGVFVTGIDRDESSVSDAASFKGSKVFSYTGAVMTLPTGVQAIAENNYGNPDKALDYLKRMTRSFSYAFPGSMYEVSPDYGMITQAWNIYSFAIPIVQQFFGIQPMAAKKQVLIKPQLPSEWNHAALENVLMADNEVSVYYETETNGRSIYRIEKTNTAWTVKLVLPFARYEIISEGVSKTQDGDNIIFESSKNTVVISKLSQN; translated from the coding sequence ATGATGTTGCGATATTCCTTAATTGTTCTATTCCTTTTAGTACAAACCATTTCCAATTCCCAAAGTCAACCAGTAAAATTTTCCGAAATTTTAAAGGATTCCCCCTCCATTGAAGGAAAAGAGGAGTATCTCTCCTCCCCTTTTGTAACTGCAGGAAAGAGACTTTATATTGTAGGACATCAGGACGGAGGTTTCCCGGAATTAGGCTGGCACATAAAAGATGAAATGGGCGGGATTTGGAATCATCCCATCAAATTATTTGATGGCTTCGAAGTTGAACTAACTTCAGAAGGGACTTCTAAAAAAATGGATAAATCAGAAGCATTCATCAATTACCCATTTGCCAGTGAACACATTTATTCAATTAGTGAATGGTATCTACAGGTGCATAGGTATCAATTTGTTCCCGAGGAAATTCCGGGGCTGGCGATACAATTCCAATTGGTAAACAATTCAGATCAAACCCGAGATATTGCTTTAAGCTTTAATGCATTTTCAGACTTAAGACCAACCTGGCTTGGAGAGAGAACCCAAATGCTGGACGACAAGGATTTAGCTAAATATGAAGAAAACCATGATCGCTGGGTGATCAAAGACAGTTCAAATAATTGGTTTGCCGTATACGGTTCAGATCGAAAACCCCTTAAAAATGCTAGCTCAAGAAATAATTATCAAGGCAAAGGCACGGACACCTCACTAAAATATGAACTAAGCATTTCTCCCCGATCAAATGAACAGCTTACTATATACATTTCAGGTTCTAATGAGTCCTATCAAAAAGCTTCTGATGATTACAAGTTTTTAATCAACAACCTGACTAAAGAAATCAATGATAAAAAGGCAAAATTTGAAGAACTGGCTAATAATTCCAAGTTGACCATTCCCGACAAGAAACTTGAACAAACTTTTGAATGGTTAAAATACAATTCTGCCTGGCTGGTTCAAGATGTTCCTGGAATAGGTTCCGGGATCACCGCAGGAATTCCCGATTACCCGTGGTGGTTTGGCGTAGATAGTGAATATGCCCTTAAAGGCTATATGGCCATTGGACAAAGCAGTGCTGTATATAACACGATAAAACTTCTGGACAGTGTCTCGGCGGCCACCAACGGAAATGGTAAAATAATTCATGAAATGTCCACAAACGGAGCGGTATTCAATGATGGCAATATCAATGAGACACCTCAATTTGCTTCATTGATCTGGGAAATTTACAAATGGAATGGTGACAAAGAATTCCTGAAATCCTATTTTCCCACTATAAAAGCAGGCTTAGAATGGTTATTAAAAGAAAATGACAGCAATAACAATCTATTTCCAGATGGCTTCGGAATGATGGAAATCCATGGTCTAGACAGTGAGATGATTGATGTGGCTGTTTATACCCAAAAGGCATTCGATGATGCCTCCAAAATTGCTTTTGAGCTTAAAATGGACTCCATCGCACAAGAATATCAAACTATAGGAATAGAATTAAAAGATAAGATAAATAACGAATTCTGGTCTGAAGAATTTGGCTCCTATGCCGATTTTATCGGGACCGATGCGCAAGCTTTAAGACTGATCGACGATGCAATTACAAGAGCAGATACGCTAAACAAACCATGGTCTGTTACTGAGTTAAAAAATACAAAGGAATTTATAAATCAAAATCCTTCAGATAGCGCAAGACCCTTTGTTCTTCATCATAATTGGGTAGTAAACACACCAATGGAAATGAATATTGCAGATCCGGATAAAGCGAAAATAGCCCTTAAAACAGCGGAAACATATACAAACCCTTTTGGTGTCTTTGTCACAGGTATAGACCGTGACGAGTCCTCTGTCTCAGACGCGGCTTCCTTTAAAGGAAGCAAAGTGTTTTCCTATACAGGTGCGGTTATGACACTTCCTACGGGAGTTCAGGCTATTGCTGAAAACAATTATGGAAATCCCGATAAAGCTTTAGATTACTTAAAAAGAATGACCCGTTCATTCAGCTATGCATTTCCAGGAAGTATGTATGAAGTTTCCCCAGATTACGGAATGATTACACAGGCCTGGAACATCTACAGTTTTGCAATCCCAATTGTACAGCAATTCTTCGGAATTCAACCCATGGCGGCAAAAAAGCAGGTTCTAATAAAACCTCAGTTACCATCGGAATGGAATCATGCAGCACTGGAAAATGTACTTATGGCAGATAATGAAGTTTCAGTGTATTATGAAACTGAAACTAATGGACGATCTATTTATAGAATAGAAAAAACCAATACCGCCTGGACTGTAAAGTTAGTTCTTCCTTTTGCTCGATATGAAATTATATCCGAGGGGGTAAGTAAAACCCAAGATGGCGACAACATAATATTTGAAAGTTCCAAAAATACAGTAGTGATCAGCAAATTATCCCAGAACTAA
- the pyrR gene encoding bifunctional pyr operon transcriptional regulator/uracil phosphoribosyltransferase PyrR, whose amino-acid sequence MSRKVLLDSNELNIILHRLACQLVERHTNFENTVLVGIQPRGVFLADRIQAILNKEYGLTDIKIGRLDITFYRDDFRRSDKPLEANKTKIDFIVEDKHVVFIDDVLYTGRSIRAALTAIQSFGRPKEIELLSLIDRRFSRHLPIQPDYNGRQVDAINEEKVKVSWKEYDGEDAVYLISK is encoded by the coding sequence ATGAGCCGGAAAGTACTGCTAGACTCTAACGAACTGAACATCATTTTACATCGTTTGGCTTGTCAATTGGTTGAAAGACACACCAATTTTGAAAATACCGTGCTTGTAGGAATTCAACCCAGAGGGGTTTTTCTTGCAGATCGCATCCAGGCTATTCTCAACAAGGAATATGGTTTAACCGATATAAAAATCGGCCGATTGGATATTACATTCTATCGGGATGATTTTAGAAGAAGTGATAAACCACTCGAAGCCAATAAAACCAAAATAGATTTTATTGTAGAAGATAAACATGTGGTGTTTATTGATGATGTACTGTATACTGGTAGAAGTATTCGTGCGGCACTCACGGCAATTCAATCCTTTGGCAGACCGAAAGAAATAGAATTATTAAGCCTTATAGATAGAAGATTTAGCAGACACTTACCTATTCAGCCCGATTATAATGGAAGACAGGTGGATGCCATTAATGAAGAAAAAGTCAAGGTGAGCTGGAAAGAATATGATGGTGAAGATGCGGTATACCTTATCTCAAAATAA
- a CDS encoding ribonuclease Z: protein MIITRKENFLLIENEADSITEFATQLTKDHEELGEHNIIIDLSKYKDLDPKSLMVFLELSKLYREKNKSFVLVNNALGIDELPEELIVVPTINEGEDLIQMEEIQRDLGF, encoded by the coding sequence ATGATAATTACCCGAAAAGAGAATTTTCTTTTGATCGAAAATGAGGCAGATTCAATAACCGAATTTGCTACTCAACTCACAAAGGATCACGAGGAACTGGGGGAGCATAATATTATAATAGATTTATCTAAATATAAGGACCTTGATCCTAAGTCCTTAATGGTATTTCTGGAGCTATCCAAGCTATACAGGGAAAAGAATAAAAGCTTTGTTCTGGTCAATAATGCCCTTGGTATAGATGAACTTCCTGAAGAATTGATCGTCGTACCAACAATTAATGAGGGAGAAGATCTAATTCAAATGGAGGAAATTCAACGTGATCTTGGATTTTAA
- a CDS encoding OmpA family protein: MKKIYTLLIIILAFSINTQAQSGKQKKADRLYNDFAYLKATELYKELIEKEYNTFYNSKRLGDSYMMLRSPENAVHYYGDVIEDTTISPEYYYKYAQALRGVKRYEESRQWLKKYLESGKDSREIETMIEKSEYKSKATYRVQPAEFNSGVSDFGVFVKEGKLYFVSARAQGVSVKEKTYSWTGEPFLDLYMMDKTSGAINPVSGEINTKLHDGPLVISPDGNTMYFTRNNYLGKKEGKRDKNKTNHLKLYIATKSGNTWTGVQELPFNSNEYSVGHPALSPDGKTLYFASDMPGGMGGTDIYKVPITGKNTFGSIENMEEPVNTPFDETFPFVDADSTLYFSSNGHAGLGLFDIFRLENGGVENLGEPINSSMDDFAYFQVADSREGYISTNREGPSDNIFVFNKLNPLVLTGQVTDAINNKPVAQATVRLMDQNQKQIAFLETDSLGHYQSEVARDTTLPIEAKEIRYQTFNGQVDTKVADDKDELIYNIQLQPVADVEYLAEIDNIYFDFDKSNIRPDAAKELDKLVTLMKEQYPQLVIEIGSHTDRRGSNAYNEKLAERRAKSTYDYLISKGIKKDRIKIYQGFGETKPAIDCQRCSEKDHQLNRRSMFSVVKMEE, translated from the coding sequence ATGAAAAAAATATACACTCTTTTAATTATAATACTTGCGTTTTCAATTAATACGCAGGCTCAAAGTGGCAAGCAAAAAAAGGCAGACAGACTTTACAATGATTTTGCATATCTAAAAGCAACAGAATTGTATAAAGAACTTATTGAAAAAGAATACAATACTTTTTATAATTCTAAAAGATTAGGCGATTCTTATATGATGCTGCGTAGTCCCGAGAATGCCGTGCATTATTATGGTGATGTTATTGAAGACACTACTATCTCGCCTGAGTATTATTACAAATATGCACAGGCCCTGCGTGGGGTAAAACGCTATGAAGAATCCAGACAATGGCTGAAGAAATATCTCGAGAGTGGAAAAGACTCCCGTGAGATCGAAACCATGATCGAGAAAAGCGAGTACAAAAGCAAGGCCACCTATAGAGTGCAGCCTGCCGAATTCAATTCAGGCGTGAGTGACTTTGGGGTCTTTGTAAAAGAAGGCAAACTTTACTTTGTATCGGCCAGAGCCCAGGGAGTAAGTGTAAAAGAGAAGACCTATAGCTGGACCGGAGAGCCTTTTTTGGACCTCTACATGATGGATAAGACTTCCGGGGCTATCAATCCTGTCTCGGGAGAGATCAATACCAAACTCCATGATGGTCCGCTGGTTATTAGTCCTGACGGCAATACCATGTATTTTACCCGAAACAATTATCTGGGTAAGAAAGAAGGCAAACGGGATAAGAACAAGACCAATCATTTAAAATTATACATCGCCACCAAATCGGGTAATACATGGACGGGAGTTCAGGAATTGCCCTTTAACTCCAATGAGTATTCGGTGGGGCATCCGGCGCTCTCTCCAGATGGGAAGACCTTATATTTTGCATCAGACATGCCGGGAGGTATGGGCGGTACCGATATTTATAAAGTACCGATCACCGGAAAAAACACCTTTGGCAGTATCGAAAATATGGAAGAACCGGTAAACACTCCTTTTGATGAGACCTTTCCTTTTGTAGATGCCGATAGTACCCTTTACTTCTCCTCCAATGGTCATGCAGGCTTAGGCTTGTTTGATATCTTTCGTCTGGAGAATGGCGGGGTGGAAAATCTAGGAGAACCTATCAACAGCAGTATGGATGATTTTGCCTATTTCCAGGTCGCAGATTCCAGAGAAGGCTATATCTCTACTAACCGTGAAGGACCAAGTGATAACATCTTTGTGTTCAATAAACTCAATCCCCTGGTCCTTACAGGACAGGTGACCGATGCCATTAATAATAAACCTGTAGCTCAGGCTACGGTTAGACTAATGGATCAGAATCAAAAACAGATCGCTTTTTTAGAAACCGATTCTCTGGGACATTATCAAAGCGAGGTGGCTCGTGATACGACATTACCTATAGAAGCCAAAGAGATCAGATACCAAACCTTCAACGGACAAGTAGATACCAAGGTAGCCGATGATAAGGATGAACTAATCTATAACATACAGTTACAACCCGTAGCCGATGTGGAATACCTGGCAGAGATAGACAATATCTATTTCGATTTTGACAAGTCCAACATCAGACCAGATGCAGCGAAAGAGCTAGATAAGCTGGTCACTTTAATGAAGGAACAATATCCGCAGCTGGTCATCGAGATCGGTTCGCATACCGACAGAAGAGGATCCAACGCCTATAATGAAAAACTGGCCGAGCGAAGAGCTAAATCTACTTACGATTATCTCATCTCAAAAGGAATTAAGAAAGATAGAATTAAAATATATCAGGGGTTTGGAGAAACCAAACCTGCTATAGACTGCCAGCGTTGCAGCGAAAAAGATCACCAACTCAACAGAAGATCCATGTTTAGCGTGGTGAAAATGGAAGAGTAA
- a CDS encoding CAP domain-containing protein, translating into MKTRTFKILTFILCTVILTSCSKENIEDQVTSYDQVATKKAEYKYSQMEIEILEDINIYRKANGLSELKALTDVSLKAEDHNDYMIQNGKVSHDNFAARASYLMNEIGAKSVSENVAYGYHTADAVVKAWLKSSAHKENIDGDHTHFGISVRQDSEGKNYFTNIFIKK; encoded by the coding sequence ATGAAAACGCGGACTTTTAAAATATTGACTTTTATACTTTGTACGGTAATTCTTACATCTTGTTCTAAAGAGAACATTGAGGATCAAGTAACTTCGTATGACCAGGTAGCTACCAAAAAAGCTGAATATAAATATTCGCAAATGGAGATAGAGATCCTTGAAGATATAAACATCTACAGAAAAGCGAATGGTTTAAGCGAGTTAAAAGCTTTAACAGATGTTTCTTTAAAGGCAGAAGATCATAATGATTATATGATTCAGAACGGGAAAGTAAGTCATGATAATTTTGCAGCCCGAGCTTCTTACTTAATGAATGAAATAGGTGCTAAATCGGTAAGTGAAAATGTAGCTTACGGTTATCATACCGCAGATGCTGTAGTAAAAGCATGGTTAAAAAGCAGTGCGCATAAGGAGAATATCGATGGAGATCATACTCACTTTGGTATTTCAGTTAGACAGGATTCAGAAGGAAAAAATTATTTCACCAATATTTTTATTAAAAAGTAA
- a CDS encoding ribonuclease Z, with translation MKVNILGCYAATPRSFTNPSSQVLEIKNHLFLIDCGEGTQVQLRKNKIKFSKIEHIFISHLHGDHFYGLVGLVSTFRLLNREKELHIYGPKGIKEIITLQLKLSKSWTNYPLIFHELTSKEPQVIFEDLKVSVSTIPLKHRIYTNGFLFKEKTGDRKLLINEALKYNIDVTLYKSLKKGKDVISEDGELIPNALVTAPPDDPLSYAYCSDTVYDPEIVPLIKEATALYHESTFLEQQAELAFPTKHSTARQAATIARDAQVMLLILGHYSTRYPDIQLFKTEAESIFQNIILADDGKEISVK, from the coding sequence ATGAAGGTCAATATTCTTGGTTGTTACGCGGCTACTCCACGGAGTTTCACAAATCCCAGTTCTCAGGTTCTAGAAATAAAGAACCATCTTTTCCTTATAGATTGTGGAGAGGGAACACAGGTGCAACTGCGCAAGAATAAGATCAAATTTTCCAAGATTGAGCACATTTTTATTTCTCATTTACACGGAGATCATTTTTATGGTCTCGTGGGCTTAGTTTCTACTTTTAGATTATTAAATAGAGAAAAGGAATTACACATTTATGGACCCAAGGGAATAAAAGAGATAATAACGCTGCAGCTAAAATTATCTAAATCCTGGACCAATTATCCACTTATTTTTCACGAATTAACTTCCAAAGAACCTCAGGTCATTTTTGAAGATTTGAAAGTAAGCGTTTCTACCATACCATTAAAACATCGCATCTATACCAACGGTTTCTTATTCAAAGAGAAAACCGGAGATAGAAAACTTTTGATAAATGAAGCTCTTAAGTATAATATAGATGTAACGCTTTATAAGAGCTTAAAAAAGGGCAAAGATGTCATCTCAGAGGATGGAGAGTTAATTCCAAATGCATTAGTGACAGCACCACCAGATGATCCACTTTCCTACGCTTATTGCAGTGATACGGTCTATGATCCCGAAATCGTTCCACTTATTAAGGAGGCTACTGCACTCTATCATGAATCTACTTTTTTGGAACAACAGGCAGAATTAGCTTTTCCTACAAAACATTCCACGGCTCGCCAGGCTGCAACTATAGCCAGGGATGCACAAGTAATGCTTCTTATACTGGGTCATTATTCTACGCGTTATCCAGACATTCAACTATTCAAAACCGAGGCAGAATCGATTTTTCAAAATATCATTTTAGCCGATGACGGAAAAGAAATATCCGTCAAGTAA